In Halanaerobiales bacterium, the DNA window ATAATTACAACTATTGGATCAACAAACATACAGCCTATGAAAAAGGCTACTGCTATTACAAATAATACCCAGACTTGAGTGGGATCAGTGCCAATTATAGGTGGTAAAATTTGCTGTGGAATTCGAGCAAATGAAATTAACCAGGAAAATGCAACACCTGATCCAACAAGAATAAATACTACACCGGTAACAAGACCGGTAGAAAGAGCAATTTCTTTTAAATCTTTCAATTTTACATTTCTGTAAATTAGAATTTCTACAAAAGCTGCATATAATACTGAAGCTGCAGCTGCCTCTGTTGGACTAAAAAACCCTGAATAAATACCACCAATAATTATTACAGGAAAACCAAAAGGAACTGCTGCTCTTTTGGTAGTTTCCCATCTCTGGGACCAGCTTGATTTTTCCTGAGGATTTATTCCTTTTGCTCTTGCATAAAAATAACTATAAATAGCAAACATAGCTAAAATTAATAGCCCAGGTCCAATACCTGCTATAAATAATTCACCAATAGAAGTCCCACTTACAACACCATAAACAATCATTCCAATACTTGGTGGAATAAGTAAAGCTATATCACTTGAGTTTATAATAAGTGCAGTTGTAAAAGAATCATCATAGCCTGCTCTTAAAAGGTGAGGTCTCATTGTACCACCAATAGCCACAACTGTTGCCTGAGTTGAACCTGATATTGCCCCAAAAATGGTACAGGCGGCAGCTGTAGTAATTGCAAGTCCTCCACGTATATGACCAACAAATTCTTTTACAAAATCTACAAGTCTATTAGACATTTCTCCAGCAGACATTATATCTGCAGCAAGAATAAACATTGGTACTGCAATCAAAGATGGTGGTAAAATCCCACTAATCATCTGCTGTACTAAAATCATTGGATCAAAAGCAGGAAAATATAAATACATTATAATTACTGAAGCTCCTAATAAAGGGATCATCATCGGGAAGCCAAGTAAAAGCAATGCTCCCATTATTGATACCATAACCGTTAACATAATTCTCACTCCTTAACTACTTTTTATTTAATATTCTCCAGTATATTCTACACTATTATCTTCTTCTGCCATAGCATCTTCGAGGTCTTCATATTCTGATTTT includes these proteins:
- a CDS encoding TRAP transporter large permease, whose translation is MLTVMVSIMGALLLLGFPMMIPLLGASVIIMYLYFPAFDPMILVQQMISGILPPSLIAVPMFILAADIMSAGEMSNRLVDFVKEFVGHIRGGLAITTAAACTIFGAISGSTQATVVAIGGTMRPHLLRAGYDDSFTTALIINSSDIALLIPPSIGMIVYGVVSGTSIGELFIAGIGPGLLILAMFAIYSYFYARAKGINPQEKSSWSQRWETTKRAAVPFGFPVIIIGGIYSGFFSPTEAAAASVLYAAFVEILIYRNVKLKDLKEIALSTGLVTGVVFILVGSGVAFSWLISFARIPQQILPPIIGTDPTQVWVLFVIAVAFFIGCMFVDPIVVIMVLTPIFQPVVQRLGIDPVLVGTMVTLQAAVGSATPPFGCDIFTAIAVFKRPYFQVIKKTPVFIMMLVSVSALLIFFPQIALFLRDLAFGY